DNA sequence from the Streptomyces tsukubensis genome:
AGCGCAAGCACCGCTCGCCCGGTTCCATCGGTGGCTGCGCCACCCCGGGCCGTGTGTTCAAGGGCCTCCGCATGGCGGGCCGCATGGGCAACGAGCGGGTCACCACCCAGAACCTGACCGTTCACGCCGTTGACGCGGAGAAGGGCCTGCTGCTCATCAAGGGCGCGGTTCCTGGTCCGAACGGCGGCCTCGTCCTGGTCCGCACCGCGGCCAAGGGGGCCTAAGGGACTATGAGCACCATTGACATTCTGTCGCCCGCGGGCGACAAGACCGGGACCGTCGAGCTCCCGGCCGAGATCTTCGACGCCAAGGTCAGCATCCCGCTGATCCACCAGGTCGTCGTTGCGCAGCTCGCCGCTGCCCGCCAGGGCACGCACAAGGTGAAGACGCGTGGCGAGGTCCGTGGTGGTGGCAAGAAGCCGTACCGCCAGAAGGGCACCGGCCGCGCCCGTCAGGGTTCGACCCGCGCCCCGCAGTTCGCCGGCGGTGGCGTCGTCCACGGCCCCGTGCCGCGTGACTACTCGCAGCGGACCCCCAAGAAGATGAAGGCCGCCGCCCTCCGCGGTGCCCTCTCCGACCGGGCCCGCCACTCCCGCATTCACGTCGTCTCCGGCGTGATCGAGGGTGAGATCTCCACCAAGGCCGCCAAGACGCTGTTCGGCAAGATCTCGGAGCGCAAGAACCTGCTCCTGGTCGCCGACCGCTCCGACGAGGCCGCGTGGCTGTCCGCCCGCAACCTGCCCCAGGTGCACATCCTGGAGCCGGGCCAGCTGAACACGTACGACGTGCTCGTCTCCGACGACGTGGTCTTCACTCAGGCCGCTTTCGAGTCCTTCGTGTCCGGGCCCGCCAAGGCCGTCGAGACCGAAGGGAGCGACGCCTGATGTCCGAGAACACCACGGCTGTCGTCACCAGCAAGACCTTCACGGACCCGCGCGACCTCCTGGTCAAGCCGGTTGTCTCCGAGAAGAGCTACGCGCTGCTGGACGAGAACAAGTACACGTTCGTCGTCGACCCGCGCGCCAACAAGACCCAGATCAAGCAGGCCGTCGAGGCGGTCTTCTCGGTCAAGGTCACCGGGGTCAACACGATCAACCGCCAGGGCAAGCGCAAGCGCACCCGCACCGGTTTCGGCAAGCGCGCCAACACGAAGCGCGCCATCGTGACCCTCGCCGAGGGCGACCGTATCGACATCTTCGGCGGTCCGACCTCCTGACGGAGGTTGGAGCGTCTGGATAGTCCGGATTCTTCCGAGGACTGAGAGACAATGGGTATCCGCAAGTACAAGCCGACGACCCCGGGCCGTCGTGGCTCCAGCGTCGCCGACTTCGTCGAGATCACGCGGTCCACGCCGGAGAAGTCGCTGGTCCGCCCCCTGCACAGCAAGGGCGGCCGTAACAACACCGGTCGTGTGACCGTCCGCCACCAGGGCGGTGGCCACAAGCGCGCCTACCGAGTGATCGACTTCCGTCGTCACGACAAGGACGGCGTGCCGGCGAAGGTCGCGCACATCGAGTACGACCCGAACCGCACCGCGCGCATCGCGCTGCTCCACTACGCGGACGGCGAGAAGCGCTACATCATCGCCCCCCGTGGCCTGAACCAGGGCGACCGGATCGAGAACGGTCCGGGCGCCGACATCAAGCCCGGCAACAACCTGGCGCTGCGCAACATCCCGGTCGGTACGACCATCCACGCCATCGAGCTGCGGCCCGGCGGCGGTGCGAAGTTCGCCCGTTCCGCGGGTGCCTCCGTGCAGCTGCTGGCGAAGGAGGGCCCGATGGCCCACCTGCGCATGCCGTCCGGTGAAATCCGCCTGGTCGACGTCCGCTGCCGCGCCACGATCGGCGAGGTCGGCAACGCCGAGCAGTCGAACATCAACTGGGGCAAGGCCGGCCGTATGCGCTGGAAGGGCGTCCGCCCGACCGTCCGCGGTGTCGCGATGAACCCGGTTGACCACCCGCACGGTGGTGGTGAGGGCAAGACCTCCGGTGGACGCCACCCGGTCAGCCCGTGGGGTCAGAAGGAGGGTCGTACTCGTTCTCCCAAGAAGGCGAGCAACAAGTACATCGTCCGCCGCCGCAAGACGAACAAGAAGCGCTAGGAGCGGGTTTAGATGCCGCGCAGTCTCAAGAAGGGGCCCTTCGTCGACGACCACCTGATCAAGAAGGTGGACGTCCAGAACGAAGCAGGCACCAAGAACGTCATCAAGACCTGGTCCCGTCGCTCGATGATCGTCCCGGCCATGCTGGGCCACACGATCGCGGTGCACAACGGCAAGACCCACATCCCGGTGTTCGTCACCGAGTCGATGGTCGGCCACAAGCTCGGCGAGTTCTCGCCGACGCGCACCTTCCGCGGCCACGTCAAGGACGACCGGAAGTCGAAGCGCCGCTAACGCGGGGTGTGAACGACTATGACGAACGTGTCAGACACTGAAGGGACAACCATGGAAGCCAGGGCCCAGGCGCGGTACATCCGCGTCACGCCCATGAAGGCCCGCCGCGTGGTGGACCTCATCCGTGGCATGGACGCCACGGAGGCTCAGGCGGTCCTGCGTTTCGCCCCGCAGGCCGCGAGCGAGCCCGTCGGCAAGGTGCTGGACAGCGCCATCGCCAACGCCGCGCACAACTACGACCACCCCGACGCCTCTTCGCTGTTCATCAGCGAGGCGTACGTGGACGAAGGCCCGACCCTGAAGCGGTTCCGTCCGCGCGCCCAGGGCCGCGCCTACCGGATCCGTAAGCGGACCAGCCACATCACCGTGGTCGTCAGCAGCAAGGAAGGAACCCGGTAATGGGCCAGAAGGTTAACCCGCATGGGTTCCGGCTCGGCATCACCACGGACTTCAAGTCCCGCTGGTACGCCGACAAGCTGTACAAGGACTACGTCAAGGAAGACGTCGCCATCCGCCGGATGATGACGTCCGGCATGGAGCGCGCCGGCATCTCCAAGGTCGAGATCGAGCGCACCCGTGACCGTGTGCGGGTGGACATCCACACCGCACGTCCGGGCATCGTCATCGGCCGCCGCGGCGCCGAGGCCGACCGCATCCGCGGCGACCTGGAGAAGCTCACCGGCAAGCAGGTGCAGCTGAACATCCTTGAGGTCAAGAACCCCGAGGTGGACGCGCAGCTCGTGGCCCAGGCCGTGGCCGAGCAGCTCTCCTCCCGTGTGTCCTTCCGCCGCGCCATGCGGAAGAGCATGCAGTCCGCCATGAAGGCGGGCGCCAAGGGCATCAAGATCCAGTGCGGTGGCCGCCTCGGCGGCGCCGAGATGTCCCGCTCGGAGTTCTACCGCGAGGGCCGTGTGCCGCTGCACACGCTCCGTGCGAACGTCGAGTACGGCTTCTTCGAGGCCAAGACCACCTTCGGCCGTATCGGCGTGAAGGTCTGGATCTACAAGGGCGACGTCAAGAACATCGCCGAGGTCCGCGCCGAGAACGCCGCTGCCCGCGCCGGCAACCGCCCGGCTCGTGGCGGCGCCGACCGCCCGGCCGGCCGTGGTGGCCGTGGTGGCGAGCGTGGCGGCCGCGGCCGCAAGCCGCAGCAGAACGCCGCTGCCGAGGCCCCCAAGGCCGACGCCGCTGCCGCTGCTCCGGCTGCTGAGAGCACCGGAACGGAGGCCTGACCGCCATGCTGATCCCCCGTAGGGTCAAGCACCGCAAGCAGCACCACCCGAAGCGCAGCGGTATGTCCAAGGGTGGTACGACGGTTGCGTTCGGCGAGTACGGCATCCAGGCCCTCACGCCGGCGTACGTGACCAACCGCCAGATCGAGGCGGCTCGTATCGCGATGACCCGCCACATCAAGCGTGGCGGCAAGGTCTGGATCAACATCTACCCGGACCGCCCGCTGACGAAGAAGCCCGCCGAGACCCGCATGGGTTCCGGTAAGGGTTCCCCCGAGTGGTGGATCGCGAACGTCAAGCCCGGACGGGTGATGTTCGAGCTGTCCTACCCGAACGAGAAGATTGCTCGTGAGGCGCTTACCCGCGCTGCTCACAAGCTTCCGATGAAGTGCCGCATCGTTCGGCGCGAGGCAGGTGAGGCGTGATGTCGGCCGGAACCAAGGCGTCCGAGCTGCGCGAGCTGGGCAACGAGGAGCTGGTGAACAAGCTCCGCGAGGCCAAGGAAGAGCTGTTCAACCTCCGCTTCCAGGCGGCGACGGGTCAGCTTGAGAACCACGGTCGGCTGAAGGCCGTCCGAAAGGACATCGCGCGGATCTACACCCTGATGCGCGAGCGTGAGCTGGGCATCGAAACGGTGGAGAGCGCCTGATGAGCGAGAACAACGTGACTGAGAACGAGCGCAACGCGCGGAAGACCCGTGAGGGTCTGGTCGTCAGCGACAAGATGGACAAGACCGTCGTCGTCGCCGTCGAGGACCGCGTCAAGCACGCTCTGTACGGCAAGGTCATCCGCCGTACGAACAAGCTCAAGGCCCACGACGAGCAGAACGCTGCCGGCGTCGGCGACCGCGTCCTCCTGATGGAGACCCGGAAGCTGTCCGCCACCAAGCACTGGCGCGTCGTCGAGATCCTCGAAAAGGCCAAGTAATCGCCCGAGGGCTTTCCCTCGGGTCAGTTCCGCCAGGCTCCGGGGGCCGCTCTGAACAGCGGCCCCCGGGGAACCGGCAGACAAACAGGAGATAAGACGTGATCCAGCAGGAGTCGCGGCTGCGTGTCGCCGACAACACTGGTGCCAAGGAGATCCTTTGCATCCGTGTTCTCGGTGGTTCGGGCCGCCGCTACGCGGGCATCGGTGACGTCATCGTCGCCACCGTCAAGGACGCGATCCCCGGTGGCAACGTGAAGAAGGGTGACGTCGTCAAGGCGGTCATCGTTCGCACCGTCAAGGAGCGCCGCCGCCAGGACGGCTCGTACATCCGCTTCGACGAGAACGCCGCCGTCATTCTGAAGAACGACGGCGACCCTCGCGGCACCCGTATCTTCGGCCCGGTGGGCCGTGAGCTGCGCGAGAAGAAGTTCATGAAGATCATCTCGCTCGCGCCGGAGGTGCTGTAAGCATGAAGATCAAGAAGGGCGACCTGGTCCAGGTCATCACCGGTAAGGACAAGGGCAAGCAGGGCAAGGTCATCGCGGCCTTCCCCCGCGAGGACCGTGTTCTGGTCGAGGGTGTCAACCGGGTCAAGAAGCACACCAAGGCGAACCAGCCCGGCCGCGCTTCGCAGGCCGGCGGGATCGTGACGACCGAGGCCCCCGTCCACGTGAGCAACGTTCAGCTCGTCGTGGAGAAGGACGGCAAGAAGGTCGTGACCCGCGTCGGTTACCGCTTCGACGACGAGGGCAACAAGATCCGCGTTGCCAAGCGGACGGGTGAGGACATCTGATGGCTACCACCACCACTCCGCGTCTCAAGACGAAGTACCGCGAGGAAATCAAGGGCAAGCTGCTTGAGGAGTTCTCGTACGAGAACGTCATGCAGGTTCCCGGCCTCGTCAAGATCGTGGTCAACATGGGTGTGGGCGACGCCGCCCGCGACTCCAAGCTGATCGACGGTGCCGTCAAGGACCTCACCACGATCACGGGCCAGAAGCCGGCCGTGACCAAGGCCCGGAAGTCCATCGCGCAGTTCAAGCTGCGCGAGGGTCAGCCGATCGGTGCCCACGTCACGCTCCGTGGCGACCGCATGTGGGAGTTCCTGGACCGCACCCTGTCGCTGGCGCTGCCGCGCATCCGCGACTTCCGTGGCCTGTCGCCGAAGCAGTTCGACGGCCGCGGCAACTACACCTTCGGTCTCACGGAGCAGGTCATGTTCCACGAGATCGACCAGGACAAGATCGACCGCGTCCGGGGTATGGACATCACCGTGGTCACCACGGCGACCAACGACGACGAGGGCCGCGCCCTCCTTCG
Encoded proteins:
- the rplD gene encoding 50S ribosomal protein L4, with translation MSTIDILSPAGDKTGTVELPAEIFDAKVSIPLIHQVVVAQLAAARQGTHKVKTRGEVRGGGKKPYRQKGTGRARQGSTRAPQFAGGGVVHGPVPRDYSQRTPKKMKAAALRGALSDRARHSRIHVVSGVIEGEISTKAAKTLFGKISERKNLLLVADRSDEAAWLSARNLPQVHILEPGQLNTYDVLVSDDVVFTQAAFESFVSGPAKAVETEGSDA
- the rplW gene encoding 50S ribosomal protein L23, with translation MSENTTAVVTSKTFTDPRDLLVKPVVSEKSYALLDENKYTFVVDPRANKTQIKQAVEAVFSVKVTGVNTINRQGKRKRTRTGFGKRANTKRAIVTLAEGDRIDIFGGPTS
- the rplB gene encoding 50S ribosomal protein L2; this encodes MGIRKYKPTTPGRRGSSVADFVEITRSTPEKSLVRPLHSKGGRNNTGRVTVRHQGGGHKRAYRVIDFRRHDKDGVPAKVAHIEYDPNRTARIALLHYADGEKRYIIAPRGLNQGDRIENGPGADIKPGNNLALRNIPVGTTIHAIELRPGGGAKFARSAGASVQLLAKEGPMAHLRMPSGEIRLVDVRCRATIGEVGNAEQSNINWGKAGRMRWKGVRPTVRGVAMNPVDHPHGGGEGKTSGGRHPVSPWGQKEGRTRSPKKASNKYIVRRRKTNKKR
- the rpsS gene encoding 30S ribosomal protein S19, whose protein sequence is MPRSLKKGPFVDDHLIKKVDVQNEAGTKNVIKTWSRRSMIVPAMLGHTIAVHNGKTHIPVFVTESMVGHKLGEFSPTRTFRGHVKDDRKSKRR
- the rplV gene encoding 50S ribosomal protein L22, with amino-acid sequence MEARAQARYIRVTPMKARRVVDLIRGMDATEAQAVLRFAPQAASEPVGKVLDSAIANAAHNYDHPDASSLFISEAYVDEGPTLKRFRPRAQGRAYRIRKRTSHITVVVSSKEGTR
- the rpsC gene encoding 30S ribosomal protein S3; translation: MGQKVNPHGFRLGITTDFKSRWYADKLYKDYVKEDVAIRRMMTSGMERAGISKVEIERTRDRVRVDIHTARPGIVIGRRGAEADRIRGDLEKLTGKQVQLNILEVKNPEVDAQLVAQAVAEQLSSRVSFRRAMRKSMQSAMKAGAKGIKIQCGGRLGGAEMSRSEFYREGRVPLHTLRANVEYGFFEAKTTFGRIGVKVWIYKGDVKNIAEVRAENAAARAGNRPARGGADRPAGRGGRGGERGGRGRKPQQNAAAEAPKADAAAAAPAAESTGTEA
- the rplP gene encoding 50S ribosomal protein L16 yields the protein MLIPRRVKHRKQHHPKRSGMSKGGTTVAFGEYGIQALTPAYVTNRQIEAARIAMTRHIKRGGKVWINIYPDRPLTKKPAETRMGSGKGSPEWWIANVKPGRVMFELSYPNEKIAREALTRAAHKLPMKCRIVRREAGEA
- the rpmC gene encoding 50S ribosomal protein L29 codes for the protein MSAGTKASELRELGNEELVNKLREAKEELFNLRFQAATGQLENHGRLKAVRKDIARIYTLMRERELGIETVESA
- the rpsQ gene encoding 30S ribosomal protein S17, whose amino-acid sequence is MSENNVTENERNARKTREGLVVSDKMDKTVVVAVEDRVKHALYGKVIRRTNKLKAHDEQNAAGVGDRVLLMETRKLSATKHWRVVEILEKAK
- the rplN gene encoding 50S ribosomal protein L14 codes for the protein MIQQESRLRVADNTGAKEILCIRVLGGSGRRYAGIGDVIVATVKDAIPGGNVKKGDVVKAVIVRTVKERRRQDGSYIRFDENAAVILKNDGDPRGTRIFGPVGRELREKKFMKIISLAPEVL
- the rplX gene encoding 50S ribosomal protein L24; the protein is MKIKKGDLVQVITGKDKGKQGKVIAAFPREDRVLVEGVNRVKKHTKANQPGRASQAGGIVTTEAPVHVSNVQLVVEKDGKKVVTRVGYRFDDEGNKIRVAKRTGEDI
- the rplE gene encoding 50S ribosomal protein L5, yielding MATTTTPRLKTKYREEIKGKLLEEFSYENVMQVPGLVKIVVNMGVGDAARDSKLIDGAVKDLTTITGQKPAVTKARKSIAQFKLREGQPIGAHVTLRGDRMWEFLDRTLSLALPRIRDFRGLSPKQFDGRGNYTFGLTEQVMFHEIDQDKIDRVRGMDITVVTTATNDDEGRALLRHLGFPFKEA